From Bradyrhizobium sp. AZCC 1610:
CGGTCGTGACCGAAGGCATTTTCAGCTATTGCGGCGTCAAGGTGAAGATCGACACCGACCGCTACCTCGGCCCTGAGACGGCAACCGTCCGCGCGGAAGGCGAGGCGATCGGCCATGTGACGACGAGCGAATACGGCTCGCAGATGCTGTCGCTTGGCGGCGTGCATCACCTGACCGGGGGCTCCAAGAAGGAAGGCCGCGTCACCTGCGACGCGCTGATGGACCTCTCCAACTGCAAGCGGGTGGAACTGACGATCGATGGTGGCGCCACGGTGGTGGTGCAGGCCGGCTATCCACCGATCGTCAACGGCGTTGCGGAAGAGCGCATGCGGGTGGGCTGCGGCTCCGCGACGATCGGCATGTTCGCCAAGCAATGGCACGGCAAGGTCGATGAAGTTGTGGTCGTGGACGACCACATTACCGGCGTGCTCTCGGAACATCAGGCCGGCAAGCTGCTTGATATTCCCGATACCGGGATCAAGATGAAAGGACGGCGCTCGACGCCCGGCCGTTACTTCCAGGTCGCCGAGCCCGGCACCGGGTGGGGCGGCACCAATATTTCCGATCCGCTGTCGGTGCTGGGACCGTTCAATCCGAAGGAGGCGCGGCCTGGGCTCACCATGCTGATGGTCTCGACCACCGGCGAGCATGCGGCCTATTACGAGCTTGATGAAGCGCTGCGGCCGATCGAAAAGCAGATGCCGCCCGATCTCCAGTTCTCGGTCGAGCGTATTCAGGAGAACTGCGAACCGGCGCTGTGCACGGTGCTGTTCATGGGCGGCGCCGGCGGTTCGCTGCGCGCCGGCGTGACCGACAATCCGGTGCGGCTGACGCGCTCGGTCAAGGATGCGCTGACGCGGGTCACCAGCGGCGGCGCGCCCGTCTATGTCTGGCCAGGCGGCGGTATCACCTTCATGGTCGACGTCACGCAGATGCCGGCCGGCGCGTTCGGCTATGTGCCGACACCGGCGCTGGTGGCGCCGATCGAGTTCACGCTGCGGCTTTCCGATTATGCCGCGCTCGGCGGCCACATGGATCACGTGCGTCCGCTGGCGTCGTTGCGGGAAAACAGCGAATTTCGCCCGATGCCCTACATGACGGGACGGCGCGCATGAAACGGTTTCCGCAGATCGCGCTTCTTCCGGACGGCAAGCGGCTGCATTTGCAGGACGGTCCGATCGACCTGATCATTGGGGCGAATGGCAAGGATGCAAATGTGCGTGCCGCCTATGAGGCGGCGGCGCGCCGCTTCACCGGCCTGCTCGATGAACTCTGTGCGGAACTGGTGGAGTTGCGCCGGACCGCCGATCCGGCCCGGTGCAATTTGAAAGGCGTCGTCGCACGCCGCATGCACGCGGCAGTCGCTCCGTTTGCGGCTGAACATTTCATTACGCCGATGGCGGCGGTGGCGGGTAGCGTCGCGGAAGAGATCCTTGGCGCGATGCTCCGTGCGGCGAGGCTCGATCGCGCCTATGTCAATAATGGCGGCGATATCGCGCTGCATCTGACCGGAAGGGAGCAGTTCACCGTCGGGCTGATCGATCGGCCG
This genomic window contains:
- a CDS encoding 6-hydroxynicotinate reductase; this encodes MTDATSADGGDKIRCDACPVMCYIKPGAAGACDRYANHNGELVRVDPHIVLEQTVSHGGRLVPFQAGGDWDGKLVHEPSVFVTAIGAGTTYPDYKPAPFIVSSEVDGVDMVTVVTEGIFSYCGVKVKIDTDRYLGPETATVRAEGEAIGHVTTSEYGSQMLSLGGVHHLTGGSKKEGRVTCDALMDLSNCKRVELTIDGGATVVVQAGYPPIVNGVAEERMRVGCGSATIGMFAKQWHGKVDEVVVVDDHITGVLSEHQAGKLLDIPDTGIKMKGRRSTPGRYFQVAEPGTGWGGTNISDPLSVLGPFNPKEARPGLTMLMVSTTGEHAAYYELDEALRPIEKQMPPDLQFSVERIQENCEPALCTVLFMGGAGGSLRAGVTDNPVRLTRSVKDALTRVTSGGAPVYVWPGGGITFMVDVTQMPAGAFGYVPTPALVAPIEFTLRLSDYAALGGHMDHVRPLASLRENSEFRPMPYMTGRRA